The Manihot esculenta cultivar AM560-2 chromosome 11, M.esculenta_v8, whole genome shotgun sequence genome includes a region encoding these proteins:
- the LOC110627151 gene encoding L-ascorbate peroxidase, cytosolic isoform X2, which translates to MTKNYPKVSEEYQKAVDKAKKKLRGFIAEKGCAPLMLRIAWHSAGTYDVKTKTGGPFGTMRHAAEQGHAANNGLDIAVRLLEPIKQQFPILAYADFYQLAGVVAIEITGGPEVPFHPGREDKPEPPPEGRLPDATKGSDHLRDVFGKTMGLSDQDIVALSGAHTLGRCHKERSGFEGPWTSNPLIFDNSYFKELLSGEKEGLLQLPSDKALVVDPVFRKYVEKYAADEEAFFADYAEAHVRLSELGFAEA; encoded by the exons ATGACGAAGAACTACCCAAAAGTTAGTGAAGAGTACCAGAAGGCCGTCGATAAGGCCAAGAAGAAGCTCAGAGGTTTCATTGCCGAGAAGGGCTGCGCTCCTCTTATGCTCCGTATCGC ATGGCACTCAGCTGGAACCTATGACGTTAAGACCAAGACTGGAGGCCCATTTGGAACCATGAGACACGCAGCGGAACAGGGCCATGCTGCTAACAATGGGCTTGATATTGCTGTTAGACTCCTTGAGCCCATCAAACAGCAGTTCCCTATCCTCGCCTATGCCGACTTCTATCAG CTCGCTGGTGTCGTTGCCATTGAGATCACTGGTGGGCCTGAGGTCCCATTCCACCCTGGAAGAGAG GACAAGCCTGAGCCACCTCCAGAAGGTCGTCTGCCTGACGCTACCAAGG GTTCTGATCACTTGAGGGATGTGTTTGGCAAAACAATGGGTCTCAGTGACCAGGATATTGTTGCTCTCTCTGGTGCCCACACCCTG GGAAGGTGCCACAAGGAACGCTCTGGTTTCGAAGGTCCCTGGACCAGCAACCCATTAATCTTTGACAACTCCTACTTCAA GGAGCTCTTGAGTGGAGAGAAGGAAGGCCTTCTACAATTGCCATCTGACAAAGCTCTCGTTGTTGATCCTGTCTTCCGCAAATATGTTGAAAAATATGCTGCT GATGAAGAAGCATTCTTTGCTGATTATGCTGAGGCCCATGTGAGGCTCTCTGAGCTGGG ATTTGCGGAGGCCTAA
- the LOC110627151 gene encoding L-ascorbate peroxidase, cytosolic isoform X1, which produces MTKNYPKVSEEYQKAVDKAKKKLRGFIAEKGCAPLMLRIAYVVSRWHSAGTYDVKTKTGGPFGTMRHAAEQGHAANNGLDIAVRLLEPIKQQFPILAYADFYQLAGVVAIEITGGPEVPFHPGREDKPEPPPEGRLPDATKGSDHLRDVFGKTMGLSDQDIVALSGAHTLGRCHKERSGFEGPWTSNPLIFDNSYFKELLSGEKEGLLQLPSDKALVVDPVFRKYVEKYAADEEAFFADYAEAHVRLSELGFAEA; this is translated from the exons ATGACGAAGAACTACCCAAAAGTTAGTGAAGAGTACCAGAAGGCCGTCGATAAGGCCAAGAAGAAGCTCAGAGGTTTCATTGCCGAGAAGGGCTGCGCTCCTCTTATGCTCCGTATCGCGTATGTTGTATCTAG ATGGCACTCAGCTGGAACCTATGACGTTAAGACCAAGACTGGAGGCCCATTTGGAACCATGAGACACGCAGCGGAACAGGGCCATGCTGCTAACAATGGGCTTGATATTGCTGTTAGACTCCTTGAGCCCATCAAACAGCAGTTCCCTATCCTCGCCTATGCCGACTTCTATCAG CTCGCTGGTGTCGTTGCCATTGAGATCACTGGTGGGCCTGAGGTCCCATTCCACCCTGGAAGAGAG GACAAGCCTGAGCCACCTCCAGAAGGTCGTCTGCCTGACGCTACCAAGG GTTCTGATCACTTGAGGGATGTGTTTGGCAAAACAATGGGTCTCAGTGACCAGGATATTGTTGCTCTCTCTGGTGCCCACACCCTG GGAAGGTGCCACAAGGAACGCTCTGGTTTCGAAGGTCCCTGGACCAGCAACCCATTAATCTTTGACAACTCCTACTTCAA GGAGCTCTTGAGTGGAGAGAAGGAAGGCCTTCTACAATTGCCATCTGACAAAGCTCTCGTTGTTGATCCTGTCTTCCGCAAATATGTTGAAAAATATGCTGCT GATGAAGAAGCATTCTTTGCTGATTATGCTGAGGCCCATGTGAGGCTCTCTGAGCTGGG ATTTGCGGAGGCCTAA